The Phaeobacter sp. A36a-5a genomic interval TCATGCGCTGTGGTCAATCTGTGGTGAAAGAGGTGCCCGGCACCTATACCCCTGACACCAAATTGGGAGATCACTAATGGCCAAGACCAATCCGGGCCGGTTCTTTGAGGACTATGCCGTCGGCGACGTGCTGCATCATGCAGTGCCGCGGACGGTTTCAGGTGGGGAGCGCGCATTGTATCATGCGCTCTACCCGGCGCGACATGCGCTCTATTCCTCGGATGAATTTGCGCGCGGATGTGGTCTGGCTCAATCGCCGCTGGAGGATCTGGCGGCGTTTCACATGGTTTTTGGCAAAACCGTGCCGGATGTTTCGCTGAATGCGGTGGCGAACCTCGGTTATGCGGAGGGGCGCTGGCACCTGCCTGTTTACCCGGGCGACACCCTGCGCGCCGAGAGTGAGGTGATTGGGGTCAAGCAGAACTCAAACGGAAAGTCCGGCGTGGTCTACGTGCGGACGCGTGGCCTCAACCAACATGATGATTGCGTGCTTGACTATGTTCGCTGGGTGATGGTGCGCAAAGGCGATCTGGACGTCCCTGCGCCGGAGACCTGCATTCCGGACCTGGCCAGGGTGATCTCTGCTGAGGAGCTGGTCATTCCTGCCGGGCTGGATTTTTCCAACTATGATTTCACGCTGGCAGGCGAGACGCATCGCTGGGGCGACTATGAGGTTGGCGAGCAGATAGACCATATTGACGGGGTCACTGTTGAAGAGGCTGAGCACATGCTGGCCACGCGCCTGTGGCAGAACACGGCCAAAGTGCATTTCGACACCACCGCGCGGCCTGATGGCTCACGATTGATTTATGGTGGTCATGTGATTTCCATGGCGCGGGCGCTGTCGTTCAACGGCCTTGCCAATGCACAGATGATCGTGGGGCTGAATGGAGGCGCCCACGCAAACCCCTGCACGTCCGGCATGACCATTCGCGCCTGGTCGGAGGTTCTGGACAAGGCGGAAACCGCGGCTCCCGGGGTTGGGGCAATCCGGTTACGTCTGGTTGCGACGAGTGGCGGTGCTCCGTTCCAGCTCAAGGGGGATGACGGCAAATATCGGCCCGAGGTCCTGTTGGATCTGGACTATTGGGCGCTGATGCCACGATGACCTACGCGGGATCAATGGGTGTGAAATGATCGAA includes:
- a CDS encoding MaoC family dehydratase; protein product: MAKTNPGRFFEDYAVGDVLHHAVPRTVSGGERALYHALYPARHALYSSDEFARGCGLAQSPLEDLAAFHMVFGKTVPDVSLNAVANLGYAEGRWHLPVYPGDTLRAESEVIGVKQNSNGKSGVVYVRTRGLNQHDDCVLDYVRWVMVRKGDLDVPAPETCIPDLARVISAEELVIPAGLDFSNYDFTLAGETHRWGDYEVGEQIDHIDGVTVEEAEHMLATRLWQNTAKVHFDTTARPDGSRLIYGGHVISMARALSFNGLANAQMIVGLNGGAHANPCTSGMTIRAWSEVLDKAETAAPGVGAIRLRLVATSGGAPFQLKGDDGKYRPEVLLDLDYWALMPR